The DNA segment AGTAAAGTTTATAACTTCCCAAATAGGACACAGCCGATGAGACTAAACGAATGGATTAATAACAAATTTATACAATCCATTTCTACTCCTATAGAAGCTGAAAATACGTCAACGCCAAAGACTCAAAAGTCCATCAAGTTATCTGTAATGACTCAGTTTTTTCCTCCAGATTATGCTCCTACAGGGCAGTTGATCGAGGAACTCGTGAAACAGTTAGGACAACAGGGAGTGAATGTTGAGGTATTTACCAGTCAGCCTGGTTATGCCTTTCAATCTCAGACGGCTCCAGCAGTTGAATGGTTGGATAGGATAAGAATCCAGCGATCGCGCACTGCTCAACTTTGGTCAGGTAGAATTCGTGGTAAAGCTGTCAATGGTGTTTTGTATACACTACGTGCCTTACTACATATTCTCAAAGCTTGGCGGCGTAACAATATATTATTAGTCACTACAGCCCCACCTTTTTTGCCAATTATAGGATATTTGGCTTACTTGCTATTCCGGTTACCTTATGTCTGCGTACTCTACGACTTATACCCAGATATTGCGATCGCGTTGGGGGTAGTTTCCAAACGTAGCTTGGTCGTGCGTTTGTGGAATGCAATGAACAGACAGGTTTGGCTGAATGCCAAAGGTATTGTGGTACTCAGCCCGGCGATGAAGCAAAAGATAGTGGCACATTGTCCAGAGGTGACTGACAAAATTTCGGTGATACATAGCTGGGCTAATCCGGAAGCGATCGTACCGATTCCTAAGTCAGAAAACTGGTTTGCCCACGAGTACGGTTTAGTTAATAAGTTTACCGTGCTTTACTCTGGGAACATGGGTCGTTGTCATGATATTGACACCATGTTGGAAGCGGCCAAGCTATTGCAGAATGAACCAATTCAGTTTGTTTGCATTGGTGGTGGTGCCAAACGTGAAGAATTAATCAGGGAGGTAGATAAGTTAGGGTTAAATAATTTTACATTCTTGCCCTATCAAGATAAGCAAGTGTTGCCCTATTCCTTAACAGCCTGTGATTTATCATTGGTGAGTGTAGATGCAACTACAGAGGGTTTAGTTGTACCTAGCAAACTTTACTCAGCCTTAGCTTCTGGACGACCAATTGCTGTTATCTGCTCCCAATCTTCATATCTGAGGGAAATGATGGCTGAAGCTAAATGTGGTGGCTCATTTGAGAATGGCGACAGTCAAGGTCTTGCACAGTTTATCCGTTTTCTTAGCCGTGATACCCAAATAGGTGAGGATATGGGCAAGGCAGGTCGTCAGTATATGCGATCGCACTTCACACCCAAAGTTATATCTCAACAATACTTGCGAGTGTTGCAGCAGGCATTATTTTCTCATGAGGTAGTTCATGT comes from the Nostoc sp. PCC 7120 = FACHB-418 genome and includes:
- a CDS encoding glycosyltransferase family 4 protein encodes the protein MRLNEWINNKFIQSISTPIEAENTSTPKTQKSIKLSVMTQFFPPDYAPTGQLIEELVKQLGQQGVNVEVFTSQPGYAFQSQTAPAVEWLDRIRIQRSRTAQLWSGRIRGKAVNGVLYTLRALLHILKAWRRNNILLVTTAPPFLPIIGYLAYLLFRLPYVCVLYDLYPDIAIALGVVSKRSLVVRLWNAMNRQVWLNAKGIVVLSPAMKQKIVAHCPEVTDKISVIHSWANPEAIVPIPKSENWFAHEYGLVNKFTVLYSGNMGRCHDIDTMLEAAKLLQNEPIQFVCIGGGAKREELIREVDKLGLNNFTFLPYQDKQVLPYSLTACDLSLVSVDATTEGLVVPSKLYSALASGRPIAVICSQSSYLREMMAEAKCGGSFENGDSQGLAQFIRFLSRDTQIGEDMGKAGRQYMRSHFTPKVISQQYLRVLQQALFSHEVVHVSRSNVK